One Desmodus rotundus isolate HL8 chromosome 4, HLdesRot8A.1, whole genome shotgun sequence DNA segment encodes these proteins:
- the RPP38 gene encoding ribonuclease P protein subunit p38: MAAAPQAPGRGSVRKMRPLTVKTSLNNPYTICWSALEREDMHFILQTLEDTFKSTGLEKIEDKRRNKKQPFSKKQGREKCSMDVDTSEDPEKKPEGNQQVSGWTSVHVRKQLAIGVNEVTRALERNELLLVLVCKSVKPAIITSHLIQLSLSRMVPACQVPRLSERIAPVIGLKCVLALGFRKTTTDFVDAVKAIIPRVPSLNVPWLPGRLEDSRENSESDSLENEDKEILDTSFEDLSKRRKRPIEGQQAVELQPLKIKKLIPNPNKKRKPPKSKKTTSK; the protein is encoded by the coding sequence ATGGCCGCGGCTCCTCAGGCACCAGGGAGGGGCTCTGTTCGGAAGATGAGACCTTTAACTGTAAAGACATCATTGAACAACCCGTATACTATCTGCTGGAGTGCTCTGGAGAGAGAGGATATGCACTTCATCTTACAAACACTTGAAGATACATTTAAATCTACCGGGCTTGAGAAGATTGAGgataagaggagaaataaaaagcagcctttttcaaaaaaacaaggcAGAGAGAAATGTAGCATGGATGTTGATACGAGTGAGGATCCGGAGAAAAAACCAGAAGGTAACCAACAAGTGTCCGGGTGGACTTCTGTCCACGTCAGGAAGCAGCTTGCCATTGGCGTCAACGAAGTGACCAGGGCTCTGGAAAGGAACGAACTGCTTTTAGTTCTGGTGTGTAAGTCAGTCAAGCCTGCGatcatcacctcacacctgatTCAGCTAAGTTTAAGCAGAATGGTTCCTGCTTGTCAGGTTCCGCGTCTCAGTGAGAGAATTGCACCTGTCATTGGCTTAAAATGTGTCCTGGCCTTGGGATTCAGAAAGACCACCACTGACTTTGTCGATGCAGTCAAAGCCATAATCCCCAGAGTACCCAGTTTAAATGTACCATGGCTTCCAGGCAGACTTGAGGACTCCAGGGAAAATTCAGAGTCTGACTCTTTGGAAAACGAAGACAAAGAGATTTTGGACACTTCCTTTGAAGACCTCTCTAAACGCAGGAAAAGGCCAATTGAAGGTCAGCAGGCTGTAGAGCTGCAACcccttaaaataaagaaactgattCCAAACCCTAATAAAAAGAGGAAACCACCCAAAAGTAAAAAAACTACTTCAAAGTGA